The genomic window GGAAACTCGTTGATCGGCCCCAGATTCAAAGACTTGGTTCGCAGGATCACCGACGCCAGATTGGTGCGGCGGATTTCAGGCGTGGTAAAGGCCGCTCGAGCGGCAAAATCTTCTTCACTGTACAGCCGCACGCAGACCCCGGGACCGATTCGCCCACAGCGACCGGCGCGTTGATTGGCGCTGGCCTGGCTGACCGCTTCGATCGGCAGTCGCTGGACTTTGCTGCGGGGACTGTAACGACTGATCCGCGCCGTGCCGGCATCGATCACGTAGTGGATGCGGGGCACGGTCAGGGACGATTCGGCCACGTTGGTGGCCAACACGATACGGCGAGCATTGCCTTGCGGGTTAAAGATCCGTTGCTGTTCTTTCTGGGGCAGCCGCGCGTAAAGCGGCAACAGCTCGATCGAACCACCGTGCCCCTGACGTTTGAAGTGGCCCGACAAGCGGTGCGAGACTTCGCGAATGTCTCGTTCGGTCGGCAGAAACACCAAGGCATCGCCGCGACCATGCCGCATGACTTCCTCAACGCCCGCGATCACGTGCCGCGACAGGTCGTAGCTGGGCAGGACTTCGTCATCGGCTGTCGCGGCGACCGACTCCCAAGGCAGATACTGCATCTCCACCGGATAGCCGCGGCCTTCGACATTCACGATCGGAGCCGGTCCAGATTCATCGGAAAAATGCGCCGCAAACCGCTCGGCATCGATCGTGGCACTGGTGATGATGATCCGCAAGTCGGGGCGTTTGCCCTGCAGCCGACGTAGATAGCCCAACAGAAAGTCGATGTTCAACGACCGCTCGTGAGCTTCGTCGATGATGATCGCGTCGTAACGTTCCAGAAACCGATCGCTCTGCGTTTCGGCAAGCAGAATGCCGTCGGTCATCAATTTGACCAGCGTGTTGTGGGCCGTCTGATCCGCGAACCGGATTTTAAAGCCCACCGTATCGGGGCATTCCAGTTCTTCGTTCAGCCGTGAAGCGATCGAGCGAGCCGCCAGCCGTCGCGGTTGGGTATGGCCGATCATGGCCGCTCGCCCCAAGCCGGCTTCCAGGCAGAATTTGGGCAACTGAGTGCTCTTGCCGCTGCCCGTTTCACCGCAGACGACGATCACCTGCCGCGAACGCAGCAGCTCCACGATGGCTTGGCGATGCGCCGCGATCGGCAGTTCATCGGGACAATCCAACCGAGGTTGCAGGGCTTGCCGCGACCGGTGAGCAGCGATCGAAGCGTCCAGTTGTTGCTGAAACCGCTGCCGCTGCGTTTCCACGTCCTTACCGGAACGCTGCAAATCCATCAGCTGACGCCACTGCCGGCGCAGCCGAAACCGATCGGCCAACAGAGCGTCGTCGAACGGCGGCGAGGAGGGGGAGGCAGGTTTCATGGCGGTTCGGTTTCAGAATAACGAACCGTCCCCAAACCGACTACACGTCCACCCGCGTAGCATGGGCCCCCGGCCCGTGCAGGCAGCCGACACACGGGCCAGGGGCCCATGCTACGTTTTTCTTCGGTTGCGATTTCAGGGCAGGTCGATGACTTGGCCGTCGTCGCGAGTGGCTTGCAACTTCAACAATGGCAAGGACATCGTTTCGGTTAAGAAGTGCACGCTGCCGTCGCCGAACAAGGACTGAATACCTCCGGGGTGAGCCGAAATCAGCGGGTTGTTGGCGCCATTGTTGCCGCCCACGCCCGGTAAATTGAAGTTCTGCGTTCCGATCGAATAGCGGATCGAATTGATGTTAAACGTGCGTTGCGTGGGGCCCGATGTCCAGCTGACCACTTTGGCGCTGTTATCGGTGCCCATCGTCCAGCCGTGATTAACTCGCGTGTCGGCAGGGGCCGTACCGTTTTTCATCCAGTTAGAAATTTCTCCGACCACCAACACATTCGAAGTGCCGTCGGTCAGATTGGCGAACCGCAAAAACTCGTTGGGCGGAAACGTGCCGCCTCCCGAGCCGATACTCAGCTTTTCGTTGGTGCTGCAGCAAGCGTTGGCCAGACGATTGCGGGTTTCCATAAACAAGTCAGTGTCTCCGGCGGCGCCAATCGCGGGCACCGGACTCAGGCTGGAGTCTTCATCCACCGCACCGGCGATGGCGATATACGAAGGCAACATGCCGATCGCACCGCCCCCCACGTCTTTGGTCTCCGGCATCGGACACGAGGGGCAGATGAAGCCCGGAATGATGGTGTTGTTGACCGCAGCTCGAGTTGTCAGGCTGACACCGGTATAGCCCGGATGACTTCCCACCATCGGCATCTGGTCCGACAAGTTTTTCTGCTCGACATAGGGCAAAATGCCAACATACCAAGAAGGTCCCCAACCATTTAACTGCCGAGATCCGGACGGAAATTTGTTGTGCGTGTCGTGATAATTATGCAGCGCCAATCCGATCTGCTTCATGTTATTACCACACGACATGCGGCGAGCCGCTTCGCGAGCTGCCTGCACGGCGGGCAGCAACAGCCCCACCAACACCCCGATGATCGCAATCACGACCAATAATTCCACTAACGTAAAACCCCGGTTGCGGGTATTTGACATCGACACAGCCTTCCACAAAGAAACAAAAGAAACAGAAAGAGAGCAAGATCAAGACAATGCCTGCCCAAGGCAGGCCCCTGCCACGGACCGCTATTCCAGCGTGATATCAAAGGTGTTGGCACCTTCGGTAACAGTGAACTCCAATCCGCTGCTACCAAAACTGGCATATTTGGCGGGGATTTTGGATTCGGTTTTGGGTGCCGCCGCGCCGCCGGTCATCATCGCGTCATAATCCGCTTGAGACATTTGAGCGTCGCCGGACACATCGGTTACCGACACCTGATATTTGCCAACCGGGATGCTGGAAGAATCGCCGTTGGTCAAAGTAAAAGCGCCCGAGGCGTCACTGATTCCGCTGACCGTGGCGTTATCGCTTTTAAACGCTACCTGCGCGGGAACGCCCTGCCCGTCCATCGTGACGGTTCCAGACACGGTGCCCGAGGGCCCCGATGCGCCGCAGCCCATCGTCAACACAGCGCAACCGACCAAACAAACCACCGCAACAATTCGACTCATCAAAACATCCTAAAAATAAAAATATTGGCCACATGCGAACTGAAATCCCAGCACGGATAACCAACCCTGGAAAATCACTTCACAAGCGCACAAGAATCCCTCTTCAGAACGCAGAAGGGGGTTACTAAACCGGGAGGGGCAACAAGGTGGGACGATCTTAGGGGAGGGGAATCTTCATGGAGGGGCAACTCAAAGGAGGCTCAACCCCCTTTACTATCAGGAGAGTATTCGCACCCCCTCCGCAAGTCAAGTCAACGCTCGGTGCCCGACTTGCCGCCCACCCATCCCGCCGGGTGCCCCACCCACAACCATTTGCACCAGAAACAAAGACAACGCAACAGAAGCAAACAACAGGGGCTTTTCTGCTTCACGCCAGTCCCCATTCCTCTGGCTGCCATTCCTCTGTCAGCTCCGGTCCCCACAACGCTCGAACGACCAAGGAATGAAAGACAGAGCAATGGGGGAGACCGCAGTTCTTGTCGTGTAGGCGGCCGATATGACAGGAAGATCGGTGACAGGAAGATGGCGAGCCGAGGAGAGCCGCCGAAGGCATTTTGCGCGGTCATTGTGAGGACAAGCAAAAGCAGCGAGGGAAGAGAGCATCCTCTCGTCAGCAGCGATCGCGCCAGCTGTTTCGGTTAGAATACAAGCGGTCCAAACTGCCATCGGCCTTTCACTCAATCCACCAATGTGCCAGTACCTTGCTAGACGATTTTGATTTCTTCGGCGATGTAAGTGGAGCCAACAATTCGATTGGCTGTGGAGGGCTAATGATCATGTTCGCCATCGCTACGTTACTGTTCATCATCTTTATGGCTTTGACGTCGTGAGAGCGTTTTCGCTTTCGTCTTGCTGAGGTTGCATGCACCGAGATGGAACTGAGTTTGCCGGAAGGTGGATGGCAATATTTCGACAGCACAATGCCGTTCGGCGAACGCCCGCAGCACATTCCGGCGGCCAACACTGGATGCCTTGGTTTGATTGCTCGAAAGATAATCCGGTGTCGGCCACCGGAGCGCGCTCACGTTGTGGCCGAAACTCGCGTCGGTCACTGACACCGAAGGCATTTTGGAGATCTCGAAACTTCGGTCGTTTTGTCCAACCTCGCTCAATTTGGAGTTGTTCGGATTCGCGTCGGTGTGTTCAAGATCAACCGTCCGAAACACGAATCGTCCAGTTTTCACGGTCTCACGAGGTCAATGGAATAGGCGCTTCGCGAAGTTGTGCTGCGACTAGTATGGAAGCCCTCTCGGTGATACGATTTTGACAGTACATGAACGGTTCTTCAAGTACCGCTCGCCGTATTCAATAAACCAAAGGGCATCACGCTCAACGTCATCTCAAACACTCGCAAGCAACAGAGTTGCAAGTTTTCGTCAGCTTTCGTTTGGAGGACTTGCAGACAAGCTACACAACTTCGTGGAATCAGGTGGGCGAATGCCCGAGGTACCACATTGAAGCTTAGTAAGTATCGGCAACAATTTCGCATTGACAATCCCTTTGAATGAAACTGGAGTGATGGATAGACAGTCGCTTTTGTTACGCTGCCGGGAACTAAGAGGTGAGTTGCCAGCCCAAGTTGTCGGTTACGATGAAGGTCGATGGGCCGGGATCGATTGTTTTGACGAGCCACCCTCACAAGCAGCGGTACGGACGGTTGCAAATCTGTTAGGCGACATTGGCAACTATCCCCTCGCGAAGAAGCTGGTCGCTGCCTCGAACGCCGGCGTTGCGTGCGACGACGCCATTGGGCTGATTCTTGAGGTGGAGGAGTGGTGCACTCAACCAACCTCGATTGAGGCTACGCTCCAACCGATTCATTCTTCAACTTCTGCCCGTGC from Roseimaritima ulvae includes these protein-coding regions:
- a CDS encoding DUF1559 domain-containing protein, with product MSNTRNRGFTLVELLVVIAIIGVLVGLLLPAVQAAREAARRMSCGNNMKQIGLALHNYHDTHNKFPSGSRQLNGWGPSWYVGILPYVEQKNLSDQMPMVGSHPGYTGVSLTTRAAVNNTIIPGFICPSCPMPETKDVGGGAIGMLPSYIAIAGAVDEDSSLSPVPAIGAAGDTDLFMETRNRLANACCSTNEKLSIGSGGGTFPPNEFLRFANLTDGTSNVLVVGEISNWMKNGTAPADTRVNHGWTMGTDNSAKVVSWTSGPTQRTFNINSIRYSIGTQNFNLPGVGGNNGANNPLISAHPGGIQSLFGDGSVHFLTETMSLPLLKLQATRDDGQVIDLP
- a CDS encoding peptidase associated/transthyretin-like domain-containing protein, whose product is MSRIVAVVCLVGCAVLTMGCGASGPSGTVSGTVTMDGQGVPAQVAFKSDNATVSGISDASGAFTLTNGDSSSIPVGKYQVSVTDVSGDAQMSQADYDAMMTGGAAAPKTESKIPAKYASFGSSGLEFTVTEGANTFDITLE